The Halorhabdus sp. BNX81 genome includes a region encoding these proteins:
- a CDS encoding non-histone chromosomal MC1 family protein, which translates to MARDTDKRNFALRESDGNESSVFSGGTPRQAALKAARRLDPAPSEDAADPETIRLREKGTEKVHVYEGWAWEEDAPDDKPDWMPGEITKGNVSKQGVEHLEEI; encoded by the coding sequence ATGGCACGTGATACGGACAAACGGAACTTTGCACTGCGCGAATCGGACGGGAACGAGTCGAGTGTCTTCTCGGGGGGGACACCTCGCCAGGCGGCGCTGAAGGCTGCACGACGGCTCGATCCGGCACCGAGCGAGGACGCGGCCGATCCCGAGACGATCCGGCTCCGTGAGAAGGGGACGGAGAAGGTCCACGTCTACGAAGGCTGGGCCTGGGAAGAGGACGCGCCCGACGACAAGCCCGACTGGATGCCCGGTGAGATCACCAAGGGCAACGTCTCCAAGCAGGGTGTCGAGCATCTCGAGGAAATCTGA